The sequence AGTAGCAGCGGTGGAGGCAGCAGAAAATACCGCGGACCTCTTCAATAGCGGGCCGTAGAGCTCCTCGATCCCCGGCCAGCGCATCAGCTCCGGCGTGGTGAAACACTTCAACAGATTGCGGTGCTCCGGCGTCTCCTCCAACCCGCCATCCGCTTCGACGCGTGCCATCAAATCGCTCTGCTCGTTATCGTACTTggccaaagccaagaaCACCACCACATTGCGCATCACTTGCTTTCTCCTCTCCGCATCCTCCTTGACCTCTTTGGTATCGTAGATCTCGCGGTAGTACTTGCAGATATCCAAAAACTTGTCCTCGCGCAACGCGTACTGAATCATCAGATCGTAATACCTCAGCTTCAAATCCGCGTGTTTCGCCGACTCGAAAAACTTGGTGTTGATCTTCTTGCTTACgatcgccatcttggcgAGGTCATTGCGTTCATAGTTAAGCCGCATCTGTTCGAGGATGAATTCGACTTTTTCGCGACGGTCCATGCTGCCGAACGTTTCGACTGCGAGGTCTTGGAGCGCATCGGCGGCTTCGTGCACTTTGCcctcggcgtcgagcatcttggagAGCAACAGCGTCACACGCGCGCGTTCGACCTCGACAAAGATCTTGCCCTCGGTAACCgtgcgcagcagctgcacgagCTTTCGACggatcttgtcgtcgacgccTGCATCGCCGATTCGTTTGCCTGCATCCATGAGTTCGAGAACCTTGGCGTTCTGCTTGCCCACCTTTTCGCGTTCTCGTTGCTCTTGATCCTCCTGACGTTTGCGAGCATCCTGTGCCTCTTTGGACTCCTTCTTGCCTtcgtccttctccttcttgacAGCCTTGGCTTTTTCCTTCTCTGCCTTTTCAGCAGCGAGATCCTTCATCTCTTCATCCTTTGCCTCTTGCTCCCTACGTCGCTCTTCTTCCGGGTCAACCGCCGCGTACAAAAAGCACATGACCAGCTGCACCATTCTCGTCGTGGCCATTTTGAGCTGTCCATGCTTCTTGCTCAGACTCGTCACCG comes from Mycosarcoma maydis chromosome 1, whole genome shotgun sequence and encodes:
- a CDS encoding putative 26S proteasome regulatory subunit, which codes for MSAPEKKQEADFTSEVDSLIPEAQSLASSSQLAAALEKVFALEKKSRNAADLNSTTRLLLLAILLVRNTPSVTQTNWDLLSDTVTSLSKKHGQLKMATTRMVQLVMCFLYAAVDPEEERRREQEAKDEEMKDLAAEKAEKEKAKAVKKEKDEGKKESKEAQDARKRQEDQEQREREKVGKQNAKVLELMDAGKRIGDAGVDDKIRRKLVQLLRTVTEGKIFVEVERARVTLLLSKMLDAEGKVHEAADALQDLAVETFGSMDRREKVEFILEQMRLNYERNDLAKMAIVSKKINTKFFESAKHADLKLRYYDLMIQYALREDKFLDICKYYREIYDTKEVKEDAERRKQVMRNVVVFLALAKYDNEQSDLMARVEADGGLEETPEHRNLLKCFTTPELMRWPGIEELYGPLLKRSAVFSAASTAATASASTSPVRDGAHRWEQLHKRVVEHNIRVISSYYTRITLVRLSQLLDLSPDQSESSLADLVSTRTIFAKMDRPAGLVTFQKTKSNADVLNHWSADMNKLMNTVEKVTHLVEKEWAIHRAGIRGA